The genome window TCTAGAATTCCCTTTAGATTCTAAACTCCcttttggactttaatatatttactgtcatattattattttttatattgtcacaagatgcacaaaataaaataccagcatgatgcataagttgTTTGAGTGCCTTTTATTACTTATTCTTTTGTAtaagtgaggtgtccacatgaaatgatagatAGAAATGTCACACTCATGCATACAAAACGGATATAATTTTTTCCTTTTCGATtctcttacaaagtgggtgttacaagatgggccaacatgagtaggacgttgcagttagattgaaaggcgagaaaccatctgttgctaaaccgaagcggacattccgcacttcatcagcaaagctggaatcaaaagcatctagtgccttccatgcatctgtatcagctaggtgcaccatgacatttggattctcacgtaccccttctttgtgccacctcatctgtctggctgtattcttggagatgaacaaacgcttcaaccgaggtataagaggcatgtaacgaagctgcttatgtgcaatcttcgtcgtcacggtcaaaccatcgtcgtttttaacctcaacgaatctacgctcaccacatacagtaTACTTCTTCTCACTCGCGgtctccttccaaaaaagcatacagttattgtcacagacatcgatttttttgTAGTCCATACCGAGCCCAGAGAGCAACTTTTTGGtctgatacatgtcctttggcatcttgtgattctccggaagtacatcactgatcaagttcaaaagctccttgtagcagttgtttgagaatgcaaacttagacttaatagccataagtcgagtcataAATACAAGGACGATCACTTTCGTGTGCTCATGCAACGactcttcggcagctttaaggagctcgaagaacttctgaacctcaggtgtagctggatcctcataatcggtgggttgaccggggttctccgaattGACGGTTAGAatctcatggcgtacatcgtcaagcatctcttccatcttATCTTAGTccccctcttcatgtgactgaaattccgatacaatacgaggaggtgggtcctcaccgtggtgcacccacacctcttAGACTGACATATAACCGTTTTTGCAAATATCTACGGACATAGTCCTTTTGTCAAGGAAATAAAcgttccgacacttgctacaagggcacctaacatcggttccagtctctgaccgagcaaaagcacggtcgagaaaagcgtcagtcttggcaacccactcacttgatagagcacctcttttcttccaaccttcatacatccatcgacgatcctcctccatactagatacgagacaTTCACTTAATTAGTTATGATTACTAATGAACCACACTAATATAATATCACTACAGAAAAATCATTAGTGGCTTGGGCGGCGGTGCCGGACGGCGGCAGCGGCTATGCATACGCGAGCGAGCGAGAGAGAAGACAGAATGAACCGACGCGGGCGCGGGCCGTCGGTTAAAttcgcttatgtccgacggccacctaggagaccgtcggacataagcttatgtccgatggCCTGTCTGCCAGCCCTCGGATGTCCCgcattatgtccgacggccgccaGTAGCCGTCAgatataagcttatgtccgacggtttcctaggcggccgtcggacataagcgagCCGTCGGATTTGTACTGTTTTACTGTAGTGCTTGGAACATGACACCTGGTTGGCTGCGTAGATTGACTGTTCTTTTGCTATGCTATTAGATAGTCTAATGTTTTGTCATCCTTTTCATGTAGCTTCTGATTGTTTGTGCTGATGATGCCTGTATATAATACCCCCTCTCTCTAGCTTGTTTAGTAGTGTAATACGCACTTTGAAGAAACGGGGGGAATTCAGGATTTGCTGTTTGATGCATCATTGTCATGTACTCATGTTCTTGGTGAAGAAGCCATCCATTATACTCTGTTTAACTCCAGATGTCTTGCTGATTAATCTTGCCTGCGATGATCTGATTCCACGCAGGTCAAAATCTCGTCAAGTTGGGCCTTAAAAGTGCATGGCTTTGTTTGCTGACATATACTGTTTCTCCACCATTGGTTTACATAGTTTACTTGTTGAAAATTATACCTGCATCGTGTTGTTACCTCCTAGTTGTAACAGTGTGCTTTGCTCGAGTACACATAGAATACCAAGGAGATTAATCAACCATTAAGATTCATGTGAGGTTAGCATTATACCAAGCTAGCAAAACCATGCGTTTGAACTTGCATTCCTTCTCGAGATTGTACACTGTACAGTATGCTCTTTGTCAGCTGACGTGCACATGCCAACGCCAAACCCTGTCTGCCGAATAATCCTCCGAAAACACAAGCAGGAGGTGCGCGCGacgcggatctcgttctcgtgagACCAAATGAAGTTCCGGGCAACAAGTGATCTCCCGCCAACTGCTGGATCTCTCATGTGCACCAGCCGCACCGGCAGAAGCTGGGGCAGGAGCAGATGCAGCAGCCGCATCGCCACCACGGGCACCGGCAGCACCAGGAGTAATCGAACCAGCAGCAGCCGCAGCAGCAGCACCCGGCGTCGCCCCTCCGCCGCTCCTCCTCCGTCGTCATCTCCATGAAGGCCGACACGGGGGGCTCCAGCTGCGGCTGCTCTTCCTGCGGCGGCGGCTGCTGGCCCTCCTTCTCCAGCGGCTGGTACAGCGCGCTGCTGACGAGGTCTTTCTTCCTCGGCGACGTCTCCGCCAGTCTGCACGCAGGTGGTTGATTGCTTTGCACGGTCATTGTTGACAGGACGAGACCAACAGCGGGCGGGCATCACCGTACGTAACCTACATTGGGAACGCGAAGGAGAAGTTGCTGGAGCTGCTTCCGGAGCCGCTCTCGTGCCGCCggaacgcggcggcggcggcggcggctctcgTGGCGTCGTTGCCCGGCGCCGCGAACTCCTTGGGCTCGGCCGCGTCCACCGGCTCCGCGCCCTCCGCCAGGGACGGAAGCTTGGAGTCCGCCTCCGCCATGGCCTCGTCGTAGAAGAAGTCGAAGTGCGACCTGCTGCTGCCGGGGTACAGGTCGCCGgcgccatggatgctgaagagcgACTCGTTGGACGCCATGCTCCACTCGGCTTGCGACACCGACGTCCTGTGCTGGAACACGGACGCCGGGATCCTCCCGGGGTCGAACCCGCCGGACCCCGCCCCCGCCGCTCCGAGGTTGGCCGGCCAGACCGGCGCCTCCGCCAGCGAGGCCCCGCCGTCCGACGACGCGAACGAGTCGTCGACGGCCGGAGGCGGTGGCTCCGGCCACGTCGCCCAGTCGTCCGGCTTGGCCTCCGCGCTGTGCACGGCGGGACCGGCCTGCTGTACGTCCTTCGTCACCGCGCAGTCAGCCGGCTCGCCGTGCACGTGGGCGGCTCCGGCTCGTTCCTCCTCCGGCGTCGCCGATCGGACCGTTTTGGCCTCCGCTCCGTGTCCGTGCTCGGGCAGCACCGCCGCCAACGGGTTGACGAGCTCGACGTCGACGACGTCGATGTGGCACGGGATATCATCAGCCGACGACGCGgacgacgacgaggaggaggacgAGCTGGAGGTCGACTTCCTGCCCGGATCGAGTTCGGTGGCCTCCTCCTCTGGCTCGTCCGGCGCTCCCATCGGAGAGAAGGGCGACGACGTCGGCGACCCGGGCTGGGGCTCCATGAACACGTCCTGCAGCAGCCATGGCAGGCATGTTTCAGATAATCAATCATCCGTATGCGTTAATCAATCTCCTGAAGTTTTAAACCGCCGTCGTCGTCATCAGTTAGGGGAAAGAAACAAATCGAAGGATCATCAGCGAGCGGTAATCCTTTGCTCGCCTGAAGAACAGGAGGGGACGGGGCTGCCGGCGCCTTGCGACGACCGAGGGACCGGGGCTGCGCGCAGCCGCTGCAGCTAAGGACGGCACCGCCGTTTTGGCGGTCGGTGCCACCCGTGGGTGTGAGGTCACGCTAGCTATTTTTAGTTAACTCGCGTCGTGTCGGTGTCGCAGCGAATCATTACGGCGCGACGAGGCCGGGGAAGCCACGAAACGGAAACCATCCTTCTCATCCTGGCCGGCTGGCCCGGGCCAAGTCCAGGGTCGCCGCCGCCCGCGTCCAGGTTGGTTGATGGCACGGGTGAAGGTGTAGCCGTAGAGTGCTTCCGTGTTTGCCACCGACCGGGGGAGGACTGCCAGCGCCGGCGCCACCTTGGGCCATTTCGGGCTTTGGGCTCGAGACTTGGGCCTTTTGGGGCTGGAAACGAACAACCCTACATAGTGGTCCAGGCTGGCTTTCCGCACCCAGAACTCTCTTGGTTTAACCGCGCCTATGTGTTTTCAGGGGAAAAAAGATTGGGACATTAATTTCTTGATGAATTATCTTGTATAACTGGCCTGACTATAAATTTTATTCTTTTAATTAAAGAATCAGCGAGTCCATTTTGTGTATAGACATATGGTACATAATGCTCTACTTTTATGCCCAGGTCAAGATAATAGTCATTAAATGCCTTTTGAGGTAAACTCTCCAGCATTATCCATCATGATTGACTGTATACGGCTCTCCGGTAAGTTCGCACACAAATGG of Zea mays cultivar B73 chromosome 8, Zm-B73-REFERENCE-NAM-5.0, whole genome shotgun sequence contains these proteins:
- the LOC100381885 gene encoding uncharacterized protein LOC100381885, which translates into the protein MEPQPGSPTSSPFSPMGAPDEPEEEATELDPGRKSTSSSSSSSSSSASSADDIPCHIDVVDVELVNPLAAVLPEHGHGAEAKTVRSATPEEERAGAAHVHGEPADCAVTKDVQQAGPAVHSAEAKPDDWATWPEPPPPAVDDSFASSDGGASLAEAPVWPANLGAAGAGSGGFDPGRIPASVFQHRTSVSQAEWSMASNESLFSIHGAGDLYPGSSRSHFDFFYDEAMAEADSKLPSLAEGAEPVDAAEPKEFAAPGNDATRAAAAAAAFRRHESGSGSSSSNFSFAFPILAETSPRKKDLVSSALYQPLEKEGQQPPPQEEQPQLEPPVSAFMEMTTEEERRRGDAGCCCCGCCWFDYSWCCRCPWWRCGCCICSCPSFCRCGWCT